ctttccacgtcagttttaatctagcgtcgtattACAGCACATGATATATATGGCATGGAGATGTTGTTATAACATCTCCATGGCTTATATATCATTCATCGCTTAAACTGATCTTCATTAGATTATGACAAAAGTTGAAATACTTTTAACCATTGAATAACCgcagatttttttctatatccaGATTTGGTGACTTGGATGTAGCTATTTATAATGCTGGTGCAATAACATGGGACACGGTAAAGGATACACCTCTCAAACGTTATGATTTGATGCAAAGTGTGAATGTCCGCGGAGCCTATTGTATGGTGCAAGAAATTCTTCCGCGATTTCTTGAGAGAAAGAAAGGGAAAATTATTATGGTATCACCACCCATATATAATAGGTacagttaatatatatttaataaactaACTATTACTATATGTAgcattaaaaaacaacaaatcacttaataaaatgacaatacgaAGACGCTGGACTTTGGaataattgccaataagacaactatcacCCGAGACGTTATGATGTGATCCCTGTTTTCATGGTGTCATGTCTACTATTGGATATGGATGTCTTATGTCTTCATTTGGTACAATCCGTACTAAATCGTCGAAAAATCTGTACTCAATCGTCCACAAAATCTGTACTAAATCGTCGACAAAATCTGTACTCAATCGTCCACAAAATCCGTACTAAATCGTCGTCAAAATCCGTACTCAATCGTCGTCAAAATCTGTACGCAATCGTCGAAAAATCTGTACTCAAATGTCGACAAAATCTGTACTAATTCGTCGAAAAAAATCGTACTCAATCGTCGACAAAAATCTGTACGCAATCGTCGACAAAATCTGTACTCAATCGTCGTCAAAATCCGTACTAAATCGTCGACAAAATCTGTACGCAATCGTTGAAAAATCTGTACTCAATTGTCGACAAAATCTGTACTCATTCGTCGAAAAATCTGTACTCAATCGTCGACAAAATCTGTACGCAATCGTCGAACAATCTGTACTCAATTGTCGACATAATCTGTACTCTTTCGTCGAAAAAATCTGTACTCAATCGTCGAAAAAATCTGTACTCAATCATCGAAAAAATCTGTACTCAATCgtcgaaaaaatcaaacattcagGGATCTAATCAAtctgaaacaaaatttaaatgccACTTCCAACCACTATGAGAAAATAACTTAGCAATGTTAGGTATATAACTATCGCATGACATAACTGATTTCTTAATATTTAGTATTGCAAAATTTCTGAAATAGTTCAATATTGCATGAATATCTTCAAAAACAttcatactagtatataaaataagtaggatttttttaggttttttaaAGGCAAGACACCTTATGCTATAACTAAAGTAGGAATGACTGTACTTGTACATGGGTTAGCCAACGAACTGAAAGATACAGGTATGTATATGTGtttattaacaattttttgtCGTAGTCAGGTGTTTTTCTTAGTACCCTTTAAGATACTtgtatacatcatgtacatgtaaaatagATTATTTTATTGTGTTATGTACTATCCTTGACAATGTTGAAATTATaattgcaacaataaaaaaccTTTCAACTTTAAGCTTTCCCTTAGGGTTAAAATTCCTTCTCTGAAATCACGGGATTTACTCTAGAAACATAACTGTGCGACTATCAGACTTAGGGTGTCTTTTTAAATCACAAAGAAACAGATTTTTAATTCAAACCGTTAAAACCGTCCCGTGACAACTAAATACTTTGCTCCGAGTGAGCTACCCAATTTTGCTTTAGCATGACCATTGCAGGTATAGTATTAAGAGCGGGTAATTTTTAGACATTTGAAACTTTAGATTATATTAAGTTTAGAAATAAGCAACttgatctttatatttttgataatgtatTTAGGAGTCTCTATTTCTACTCTGTGGCCGGCAACAggaattaaaagttttgtcacAGAAAAAATGAACCTACCAGACAAGTTGATGAGGAAACCAGAAATATTTGCTGATGCAATGATTACACTAGCTAATGAACAATCAGACAAGTAtgtgattttgtttaaattggactttttaaaaatatttaaagtctGGCTTAGTAACATACATTcatattctttttctttttggtcTTCAAGGctaattaattaattttctaGGTATACACGGAGGTGACAATACACAAAGGTCGAGTTtgaccatatacatgtacaggtaCTAAATATGGGCGCATTGCATTCAAAAAACTGTACAATTATCAAAAGTCTCATACCTTTTACCTGTATTTACCTGCAAATTGGCGTAAATGAAAGGTTTTATGTTTTGGgcaaatgaaattttgttttttttggcgcaaatgaaatgtcAATTGGCGCAAAAGCAAAGCACGTCTAAATATGACTGATTAGTAAACACAAATTTACTAGTTATCGGATAActgtttaaagtatttttaatccaaatatataagaaaaaaatattttaaagagaaaTACTTTcacattattacaaaaaaataaaaccatacaACAGTTTCACAAGACATGTTTCTTATTATTTTGGAGggtatatcaattttaaatcgTTTGAGTTTTAAAATTTCCGAGGGAAATCatgcaaatgcaaaacaaagatttttttctgactAATTCAGCATAATactaagagttatctttctttgtactgatcttatatagatataggaagatgtgctgtgagagacaactctccatccaaataacatgCATGGTTCAGGAATTGTAATTGATTTAATAATTATACTTCGAGTTATTCCTCTTTCGTCAATAAAAGTGCATAAAGGCCCATAGGTTGACAGCAAAAATACAACAATATCTGTATTTTAGACATGAAATGGTACTTGCAAATGTCCAGTTGATGAATTTGACATAATTACGTTACATGTTACTTTAAGTTTGGTCAGCATTTACATTTGTTGGAAAGTCACATTTATTTACCTTACAATTGGTAGTATATAAGCTATGAAATATACTGTCTCATCTACCCTTATGATATACACTAATACGAGTATAAATAATTTGTACAAGATAAACAAAAAGAGAGAAATCGGAAAATAACTACCTAAGATTAACCATAACAAATAATTTCCCAGTAATAAATATGATACATTAAAACAGAGATCAACACGTACGTTTGGTCTGATCGATAGATGTTCCATTGGCTATAATacctcattttatttttatgaactCAAATGAGACAAATAAAAAGTCGTGAGTGAAAAATGGATGGGGATAACACAGAACACAAATAGATCGTATAAACATTAAGAACGCTTATAACACTCACACACAGCATCCTTGCACCATGAACACATTTCCTCTCGCATTGGGGAGTGAACCATGGTCCAAGGTTATACTGATTGACACTACGAAaaagcaaaataagattttcgtaaaaaaaaatacttatcttTAAACTAATCTACCAAGAAATGATTTTCATACATGTCTAGgttttatttcttaatatttgtACTAGCAAATTCAAGTATCAACAATCCCACAATCACCGCTTTTCCTGTAACTTcgataaatattgaatattttaatgtttttcattcttcatactaTATTatctttgatttaaaaaaaatattttttaaaccttaTTTGGAAAAGTTCTAAAAACACCAGGAATTTGTCAGTATTTACGTATAAtggtatttgaaaaataatgaaacagcGGTATAATATGTCAAACGACGAATTACTGTATTAAACATTCTTCTTCTTAAAAGTACTTAtaccaaattatgaaaatgacaTGCCAATGATTCTAAGTGTTTGCTTGTCTTGTTTGCAGGTGTTTTTTTGCGCTTCCGGTGAAACAAAAACTctcatttgttatttctttttcttatcaAGCATACAtcaatttataaactaaaaaTTTCAATCCGAGTGTATCTTATGTTGCAGATACAATGGACAAGCACTGATTGATGAAGATCTGTTACGTTCTGTAGGTGTTACCGACTTCTCAAAATACAGATGCGACCCCGGACATGAACCGGAACGAATGATGCCTCGACAGTTCCCATCGTTAAAAGTAGACGAAGAGAATTATGATGTTTTTCCAAAGCTATGATTCAAGATTAcattttttctatctttaattTCGGCCATGTGTAGATAAAATGCTAACATTGTTTTGTGGGCAGAAGTTCACAGGTTGGAGGCTAGAATAATTTGAATGATAATATGACACCTGGTTGGTCAATTTTACCGTGCCATCACGTCTTGGTGTTCAGGAGTAAATGAgctaaaaagcaaaaatgtGATAAGAAACAACGATAATTAGAAAACAACTTTAatgtaacaataaaaataaattccttgTGATTAAAAGTCGATATATTATAAGAttttatacttgttttatttgAGAAGATTTCTTCTTTGCCATCACTTATTTTCCGCTGAAATTCGGTTGTAGTTATAAAGCCCTCGTCTTTATGAATTCATAAGAACTGCATGTAGTTTTGTTGTACTAGTATACTAATTTGACAACCATtcatgacatacatgtacatcaataaaagtaaaatcacaaaaataccgaacgccgagaaaaaatcaaaacggaaagtccctaatcaaaggcaaaatcaaaagttcaaaaaacaTCAATCGAATGGATACAAACCGTCAAACCAATCGACATTAAGCCACGTTTGGCTGTGATGCTTCtaatattgatttaatttgtaGTCAACtttcatagaaaaaatattttgccgAGTTTGGAGAGATCGAGAATGACATATTTTTAGGAGGGGAATTTTCACGTTCAACTGCAATACGCGCATCTCATAGTACTTAGAATGCAGTGCAATCTATCAAATTAATACTTAGTTATTGTTGCTACATTGCTAAACACCGACTAATTTTATAGCAGCTCTGTTATTAACAGAAGAGACAACCCAATTCAGCACTCTTATGTGCTTAGGCTTCAACATAATAAGCTAAATAGCaaagtacatgtaatatatCTACCTTTACCAGATTAGGaaactaaatattcaaaatcaGTGTCATTGTCTCTCAAGTTAAGTTTATATAGagaaatatatactagtattccTGTTTTAACCTAtaaatacatagatataggaagatgtggtgtgagtgccaatgagaaaactctccatccaaataataatttaaaaagtaaaccattataggttaaagtacggtcttcaacacggagccttggctcacaccgaacaacaagctataaagggccccaaaattactagtgtaaaaccattcaaacgggaaaaccaacggtctaatctatataaacaaaacgagaaacgagaaacacgtacatattacataaacaaacgacaactactgtacatcagattcctgacttaggatagGTGCAAACATTTACATGCCTTGATGGTGTTTTGTTTATCTTATTGGGTCACTAACTTACTTTGTCAATGGTGTATTCCTTACGTAGTCATTTCTTCGGTATATATAGGACTGTGCTGTTATTCGTaaggtttttttatataaataacaggGTGTGATCAAACTTATATGGGATTAAGAAAGTTCTTAAAAAGTGATCAAACTTATTATGTGCATTACCAGATATGGGATTAAGAAAGTTCTACTGTCCAAGTTAATTCAAATGATTGCATAACCAAAACCAAATGAACGTCAGTATAAAAAACAAAGCAGTGCTGAACAACATACCAACTACTGTTTCCATTGAGTATCTTTGATTGAGTGAATcgaaatatattgtttattttgtagtttgAATTTAGaagataaacatattttaaaatcatttctgattttttagTGCACAGTGGAGGCATCCATTGAATTTTGGTATCGACCTGGCAGTttcaatatacattttcatCAACATTTTAATTTCTTACCACAAATCTGAAAAGTAAAGCGGAGTAAATTAACAgaatattaacaaaacaatCAGTAGAAGGAAAAGTACAGCGCAGTAGTCAAAACAGAAATTATACTGTTGAGAATAGAGAATAGTAACAGTACAGCAATTCCacattttgtcaaatgaaaaatttatgTGAAACGGGCAATTAGACAATCAAATCGCTAGGAGAAACATCGAAATAGAGAAAGATGCGAAACTAATCACTAAAGCGAAACATGGTTTGTTAAGTACGCAAATCGAAcaa
This is a stretch of genomic DNA from Mytilus trossulus isolate FHL-02 chromosome 6, PNRI_Mtr1.1.1.hap1, whole genome shotgun sequence. It encodes these proteins:
- the LOC134723244 gene encoding hydroxysteroid dehydrogenase-like protein 2; protein product: MKSCLVIGASRGIGRQIALTFSASGYKVGVAAKTTESTDKLPGSIHTVVQEIKSTGGTAIPIQCDVRSENEIKSAVETCIERFGDLDVAIYNAGAITWDTVKDTPLKRYDLMQSVNVRGAYCMVQEILPRFLERKKGKIIMVSPPIYNRFFKGKTPYAITKVGMTVLVHGLANELKDTGVSISTLWPATGIKSFVTEKMNLPDKLMRKPEIFADAMITLANEQSDKYNGQALIDEDLLRSVGVTDFSKYRCDPGHEPERMMPRQFPSLKVDEENYDVFPKL